One window of Novosphingobium sp. 9U genomic DNA carries:
- a CDS encoding dihydroorotase family protein, whose amino-acid sequence MSAAAPLTIVNGRLVLGDAIVPGAVRCEGDRIVAVGTEVSPAEGDRIHDAKGQLIAPGLVDFGVFAIDKPAFHFGGVTRAALMPDQSPPLDRPSSVRFAASSGKPDFWVHPLAAATKGLAGEKLAEIALMRDAGARGIATGRQWIADSGTMLRLCQYAAMLDMTVCAHAEDAGLVGSAVATAGEMATRLGLPAAPAQAEALAIARDLAIAEMAGCAIHFRTVTTAVGLDLVRQAKARGVRVTAGVTPAYFMLSDLATAQFRTFAHLSPPLRSESDRKAVRAALADGTIDVVASGHDPRGPEDKRLPFADSAPGMAGAETLLALTLTLVRDGVIGMPRAFELLCASPARLLGVAAGKLEAGAEADIAVIDPERPWIVDSEKMAASAGNTPFDRQPVQGRVSALFKGGAKVG is encoded by the coding sequence ATGAGCGCGGCTGCTCCCCTCACGATCGTCAACGGACGCCTTGTCCTTGGCGACGCGATCGTACCGGGCGCCGTGCGCTGCGAAGGCGACCGCATCGTGGCCGTCGGCACGGAGGTTTCGCCGGCTGAAGGCGATCGCATCCACGATGCGAAGGGCCAGCTGATTGCCCCGGGCCTCGTCGATTTCGGTGTCTTCGCGATCGACAAGCCGGCCTTCCACTTCGGCGGCGTCACCCGCGCCGCGCTGATGCCGGACCAGAGCCCGCCGCTCGACCGGCCGTCCAGCGTCCGCTTCGCTGCCTCGTCGGGCAAGCCGGACTTTTGGGTTCACCCGCTCGCCGCCGCGACGAAGGGCCTGGCGGGCGAGAAACTGGCCGAGATTGCACTGATGCGCGACGCCGGCGCGCGCGGCATCGCCACCGGTCGGCAATGGATCGCCGACTCGGGCACGATGCTGCGCCTGTGCCAATATGCCGCCATGCTCGACATGACCGTCTGTGCCCATGCCGAGGACGCAGGGCTCGTAGGGAGCGCCGTCGCCACCGCCGGTGAAATGGCGACTCGCCTGGGCCTACCGGCAGCGCCCGCGCAGGCAGAGGCCCTTGCGATCGCCCGCGACCTCGCCATCGCCGAGATGGCCGGTTGCGCCATCCACTTCCGCACCGTCACCACTGCCGTCGGGCTCGATCTGGTCCGGCAGGCCAAGGCCCGTGGCGTGCGGGTGACGGCAGGCGTGACGCCGGCCTATTTCATGCTGTCGGACCTCGCCACGGCGCAGTTCCGCACCTTCGCGCACCTCTCGCCCCCGCTCCGTTCCGAGAGCGACCGCAAGGCCGTGCGCGCCGCGCTTGCCGATGGCACGATCGACGTCGTCGCGTCCGGGCACGATCCGCGCGGCCCTGAGGACAAGCGCCTGCCGTTCGCCGACTCGGCCCCTGGCATGGCCGGCGCCGAGACGCTGCTGGCGCTCACCTTGACGCTGGTGCGCGACGGCGTGATCGGCATGCCGCGAGCGTTCGAGCTGCTCTGCGCCAGTCCCGCCAGGCTGCTGGGCGTCGCGGCCGGCAAGCTGGAAGCGGGTGCCGAGGCGGATATTGCGGTGATCGACCCGGAGCGGCCGTGGATCGTCGACTCGGAGAAGATGGCCGCCAGCGCGGGCAACACGCCTTTCGATCGCCAGCCGGTGCAAGGGCGTGTGTCGGCACTGTTCAAGGGTGGCGCGAAGGTCGGCTGA
- a CDS encoding SPOR domain-containing protein, translating to MAKLNRRVLSRTGMHSAMAAALAVGCVAAPGFALAGAIGSNVAGDQGQVSRKAEKQVVAAERAVAKQPQSAEGRARLGQTYLSAGRFVSASTSFEDAVSLGDKTPSTALGMALSYIGSNRNAEAVTLLGQWRDAIPVGDYALALALAGQPSQAVSLLSDVIKQGDNTPKNRQNLAYAFALDGHLPEARVIASQDVPLEQLDARISEWALQASVGSQQSRVAALIGAPLRSDPGQPAQLALAAPAAAPALAANDTPAPAAQELPPVGADAPVLAMAEPQPRTDAAAPEPVAADPAPVPALADASSAVRAFVSNPVVQDVAAPIPAPQRMARAERVALTPAAAKPKSAAPRRAAAPAAAGTHVVQLGSFTTEAGAHRAWGIFVRQDPSLKDRELRITQATVNGRQYWRVAAAGYDMASARSKCSSLRGGGKDCLAYATKRELPGALGAVAQRLARR from the coding sequence TTGGCCAAACTGAACCGACGCGTGCTCAGCCGCACCGGCATGCACTCTGCCATGGCGGCGGCGCTGGCCGTCGGCTGCGTGGCGGCGCCCGGGTTCGCCTTGGCTGGAGCCATCGGCAGCAACGTCGCCGGTGACCAGGGTCAGGTAAGTCGCAAGGCCGAGAAGCAGGTCGTTGCTGCCGAACGCGCGGTCGCCAAGCAGCCGCAGAGTGCGGAAGGTCGCGCCCGCCTGGGGCAGACCTACCTGTCCGCGGGCCGCTTCGTGTCAGCGAGCACATCGTTCGAGGATGCGGTGTCGCTGGGCGACAAGACGCCGTCGACGGCGCTCGGGATGGCGCTCTCCTACATCGGCTCCAACCGCAACGCAGAGGCGGTCACGCTGCTGGGGCAGTGGCGCGATGCCATTCCGGTCGGCGACTATGCGCTGGCCCTGGCGCTTGCTGGCCAGCCCTCGCAGGCGGTGTCGCTGCTGAGCGACGTCATCAAGCAAGGCGACAACACGCCGAAGAACCGCCAGAACCTGGCTTATGCCTTCGCGCTAGACGGCCACTTGCCCGAGGCGCGGGTAATCGCTTCGCAGGACGTGCCGCTCGAGCAGCTCGACGCGCGCATCAGCGAGTGGGCGCTGCAGGCGAGCGTCGGATCGCAGCAGTCGCGCGTGGCCGCACTGATCGGCGCGCCGTTGCGCAGCGACCCTGGCCAACCGGCTCAACTCGCGCTCGCCGCCCCGGCGGCTGCGCCCGCGCTGGCGGCCAACGACACGCCGGCACCGGCAGCGCAGGAACTGCCGCCGGTCGGCGCTGACGCACCGGTACTCGCCATGGCCGAGCCGCAGCCGAGGACCGACGCTGCAGCCCCTGAGCCGGTTGCTGCCGATCCGGCCCCGGTGCCCGCACTGGCGGATGCCTCTTCGGCCGTACGTGCCTTTGTTTCCAATCCGGTGGTGCAGGATGTCGCGGCACCGATCCCCGCACCGCAGCGCATGGCACGCGCCGAGCGAGTGGCACTGACTCCTGCTGCTGCCAAGCCCAAGAGCGCCGCACCCCGCCGCGCCGCCGCGCCGGCGGCGGCAGGTACGCACGTCGTGCAGCTTGGCTCGTTCACCACCGAAGCCGGTGCGCACCGCGCCTGGGGCATCTTCGTGCGCCAGGATCCGAGCCTCAAGGACCGCGAGCTGCGGATCACGCAGGCAACCGTGAACGGGCGCCAGTACTGGCGCGTGGCCGCTGCCGGCTACGACATGGCCTCAGCGCGCTCGAAGTGTTCGTCGCTGCGTGGTGGAGGCAAGGACTGCCTTGCGTACGCCACCAAGCGCGAGCTGCCCGGCGCCTTGGGAGCCGTCGCCCAGCGCCTCGCGCGCCGCTGA
- the sppA gene encoding signal peptide peptidase SppA, translating to MKFARKVWKLLVAIKDALVLVFLLLFFGLLYAVLSMRPTPGKVSEGALVIQLDGAVVEETADVTTSDLILAQTTNAELPTDVRARDIQRALRAAAKDEKIKLVAIDLSRFTGGGFVHLRDIGAAMDAVRASGKPVLTYADTYADDGTQLAAHASEAWVNPMGGAMAVGPGGNNLYFGTLLQKLKVNAHVFRVGTYKTFVEPYTRDGPSPAAIESYTDLYGGLWRSWQADVKKARPKANLALVTGNPIGWLRNSGGDFAKASQAAGLVDKIGTPSDFAARVAQLSGGTAAETSSGQIVGTQLATYLAAHPEKTGGAAIGVVTIAGNIVDGDAGPGTAGGDRIAKALDDALDNDIKALVVRIDSPGGSVLASERIRRSIERYKQKGVPVIASMGNLAASGGYWVSTPAQYVFAEPGTITGSIGVFGILPSLERALADIGVNSGGVKTTPLSGQPDLMGGLSPELEQMVQMGIEDAYGKFLGLVGKARDKSPQQVDAIAQGRVWTGERARQNGLVDAFGDFDAALAYAAKTAKLGNAAWHVQYIGRKEDPLNALLLQMYRRRDAGGDIAAMAARRQREQLSAALGQAEAMLSGQGMQAMCLECPRVPAAARKPQGSVVTGLLLRLAALGGK from the coding sequence ATGAAATTCGCCCGCAAGGTCTGGAAGTTGCTCGTCGCGATCAAGGACGCGCTAGTGCTGGTGTTCCTGCTGCTGTTCTTCGGCCTGCTCTACGCGGTGCTGTCGATGCGGCCGACGCCCGGCAAGGTGAGCGAAGGCGCGCTGGTGATTCAGCTGGACGGTGCGGTGGTCGAGGAGACCGCCGACGTCACCACCTCGGACCTGATCCTGGCGCAGACGACCAACGCCGAGCTGCCGACCGACGTGCGCGCGCGCGACATCCAGCGGGCGTTGCGGGCGGCCGCGAAGGACGAGAAGATCAAGCTCGTCGCCATCGATCTTTCGCGCTTCACCGGCGGCGGCTTCGTCCACTTGCGCGACATCGGCGCGGCGATGGATGCGGTGCGCGCCTCGGGCAAGCCGGTGCTGACATATGCCGATACGTATGCCGATGATGGCACGCAGCTGGCCGCTCACGCCAGCGAGGCCTGGGTCAACCCGATGGGCGGCGCGATGGCAGTCGGTCCGGGGGGCAACAACCTCTACTTCGGCACCCTGCTGCAAAAGCTGAAGGTCAACGCGCACGTCTTCCGCGTCGGCACCTACAAGACCTTCGTCGAGCCCTATACTCGCGATGGGCCGTCGCCAGCCGCGATCGAGTCCTACACCGACCTCTACGGCGGATTGTGGCGCAGCTGGCAGGCGGACGTGAAGAAGGCCCGGCCCAAGGCGAACCTCGCGCTGGTCACCGGCAATCCGATCGGCTGGCTGCGCAACTCGGGCGGAGACTTCGCCAAGGCATCACAAGCAGCTGGGCTCGTCGACAAGATTGGCACCCCCAGTGACTTCGCGGCGCGCGTGGCGCAATTGTCCGGCGGCACGGCGGCGGAGACGTCTTCGGGCCAGATCGTCGGCACGCAGTTGGCGACATACCTGGCAGCGCATCCGGAGAAGACCGGCGGCGCTGCGATCGGCGTGGTGACGATCGCGGGCAACATCGTCGACGGCGACGCGGGACCAGGCACCGCAGGCGGCGACCGCATCGCCAAGGCGCTCGACGACGCGCTCGATAACGACATCAAGGCGCTGGTCGTCCGCATCGATTCGCCAGGCGGCTCGGTGCTCGCCTCCGAGCGAATTCGCCGCTCCATCGAGCGCTACAAGCAGAAGGGCGTGCCGGTGATCGCCTCGATGGGCAACCTGGCGGCCAGCGGCGGCTATTGGGTCTCTACCCCCGCCCAGTACGTGTTCGCCGAGCCGGGCACGATCACCGGATCGATCGGCGTGTTCGGCATCCTGCCCAGCTTGGAGCGGGCCTTGGCGGACATCGGCGTGAACTCAGGCGGTGTGAAGACGACGCCCCTGTCGGGCCAGCCCGACCTGATGGGCGGCCTCTCTCCTGAGCTGGAGCAGATGGTGCAGATGGGCATCGAGGATGCCTACGGGAAGTTCCTAGGCCTGGTCGGCAAGGCACGCGACAAGAGCCCTCAGCAGGTCGACGCCATCGCGCAAGGCCGCGTCTGGACGGGCGAGCGGGCGCGGCAGAACGGGTTGGTCGACGCGTTCGGTGACTTCGATGCGGCGCTGGCTTACGCAGCGAAGACGGCGAAGCTCGGCAACGCGGCGTGGCATGTGCAGTACATCGGCCGCAAGGAAGACCCGCTCAATGCGCTGCTGCTGCAGATGTACCGGCGCCGCGATGCCGGCGGTGACATCGCTGCCATGGCGGCGCGACGCCAGCGCGAGCAGTTGAGCGCGGCTTTGGGCCAAGCGGAGGCGATGCTGTCAGGGCAGGGCATGCAGGCGATGTGCCTGGAGTGTCCGAGGGTGCCGGCTGCCGCCCGCAAGCCGCAGGGATCGGTCGTAACCGGCTTGCTACTGCGGTTGGCGGCGCTTGGGGGCAAGTAG
- the clpP gene encoding ATP-dependent Clp endopeptidase proteolytic subunit ClpP has protein sequence MIDLFGASGAQGKFTTDPVTGALVPMVVEQTSRGERSFDIYSRLLRERIVFITGAVEDHMASLIVAQLLFLESENPSKDISMYINSPGGVVTAGMAIHDTMQYIRPRVSTVCIGQAASMGSFLLAAGEPGMRIALPNARIMVHQPSGGAQGMASDIEIQAREILRMRRRLNDLYVKYTGKSLDEIEKAMDRDTFLEADEALAFGLVDKVFESRPDAEKADEAKS, from the coding sequence ATGATCGACTTGTTCGGCGCAAGCGGCGCCCAGGGTAAGTTCACCACCGATCCCGTGACCGGTGCGCTGGTGCCGATGGTGGTCGAGCAGACCAGCCGCGGCGAGCGCAGTTTCGACATCTACTCGCGCCTGCTGCGCGAGCGCATCGTGTTCATCACCGGCGCCGTCGAGGACCACATGGCCTCGTTGATCGTCGCCCAGCTGCTGTTCCTGGAGAGCGAGAACCCCTCCAAGGACATTTCGATGTACATCAACTCGCCGGGCGGCGTGGTGACGGCCGGCATGGCGATCCACGACACCATGCAGTACATCCGTCCGCGCGTTTCCACCGTCTGCATCGGCCAGGCCGCCTCCATGGGCAGCTTCCTGCTGGCTGCCGGTGAGCCGGGGATGCGCATCGCACTGCCCAACGCGCGGATCATGGTCCACCAGCCTTCGGGCGGTGCGCAGGGCATGGCCTCGGACATCGAGATCCAGGCGCGCGAGATCCTGCGTATGCGCCGCCGCCTGAATGATCTCTATGTCAAGTACACCGGCAAGTCGCTGGACGAGATCGAGAAAGCCATGGACCGCGACACCTTCCTCGAAGCCGACGAGGCGCTGGCCTTCGGCTTGGTCGACAAGGTGTTCGAGAGCCGTCCGGACGCGGAAAAGGCTGACGAAGCAAAGTCTTGA
- the tig gene encoding trigger factor, which yields MQIVETTNEGLKRAYTVTIPATEISARIEGEVKRMAPQMKMPGFRPGKVPANLVKKMHGPALHQEALQTSINEAMDKLVADNALRPAMQPDVSLGEGYEEGKDAELSVSLEVLPKIEAPSLEGLKLEKLTVPVQDEAVDEQVQRFADQQKSYETVEGRAAEDGDQVLCDFVGKLNGEEFEGGKAEGQAIVIGSGRLIPGFEEQLIGAKAGDERTITVTFPEDYGAENLAGQEATFDITVHEVKVPGETKIDDDFAKQLGLEGLDQLKGLLRGQLEQETAGLTRTQMKRQLLDQLAAGHDFDVPPTMVEAEFEQIWQQLQNEAANEEDPEAARAEIEAEKDDYRKIAERRVRLGLLLSEIGQANGVEVSGQEMQMLLQQAAQQYRPEDRQRFVEYVRQDPMAAAQLRAPLYEDKVVDFLIEKAEVTEREVTRDELQAAIEADADEVKTDAKPKKAAAKKAKKAEPKDDAEAGSAASEDTVQETATEDAGEVKKAKKAPAKKKAEASDEPVADADAEGGAKPKKATAKKAAKTED from the coding sequence ATGCAGATCGTCGAGACCACCAACGAGGGGCTGAAGCGCGCCTACACGGTGACCATCCCCGCTACCGAGATCTCCGCCCGCATCGAGGGCGAAGTGAAGCGCATGGCGCCGCAGATGAAGATGCCCGGTTTCCGCCCCGGCAAGGTCCCGGCGAATCTGGTCAAGAAGATGCACGGCCCGGCGCTCCACCAGGAAGCGCTGCAGACCTCGATCAACGAGGCGATGGACAAGCTCGTCGCCGACAACGCGCTGCGCCCCGCGATGCAGCCCGACGTCAGCCTGGGTGAGGGCTATGAAGAGGGCAAGGACGCCGAGCTCTCGGTCAGCCTGGAAGTGCTGCCCAAGATCGAGGCGCCTTCGCTCGAGGGCTTGAAGCTCGAGAAGCTGACCGTGCCGGTGCAGGACGAGGCCGTTGACGAGCAGGTCCAGCGCTTTGCCGACCAGCAGAAGAGCTACGAGACCGTGGAAGGCCGCGCCGCCGAAGACGGCGATCAGGTGCTGTGCGACTTCGTCGGCAAGCTGAACGGCGAAGAGTTTGAGGGCGGCAAGGCCGAGGGTCAGGCGATCGTCATCGGCTCGGGCCGCCTGATCCCCGGCTTCGAAGAGCAGCTGATCGGCGCGAAGGCTGGCGACGAGCGCACCATCACCGTGACCTTCCCCGAGGACTACGGCGCCGAGAACCTGGCCGGCCAGGAAGCGACCTTCGACATCACCGTGCACGAAGTGAAGGTCCCGGGCGAAACCAAGATCGACGACGACTTTGCCAAGCAGCTCGGCCTGGAAGGCCTTGATCAGCTCAAGGGTCTGCTGCGCGGTCAGCTGGAGCAGGAGACCGCCGGTCTCACCCGCACCCAGATGAAGCGCCAGCTGCTCGACCAGCTCGCCGCCGGCCATGACTTCGACGTGCCGCCGACCATGGTCGAGGCCGAGTTCGAGCAGATCTGGCAGCAGCTGCAGAACGAAGCCGCGAACGAGGAAGATCCCGAAGCCGCGCGCGCCGAGATCGAAGCCGAGAAGGACGATTATCGCAAGATCGCCGAGCGCCGCGTGCGCCTGGGCCTGCTCCTGTCGGAGATCGGCCAGGCCAACGGCGTCGAGGTGAGCGGCCAGGAAATGCAGATGCTGTTGCAGCAGGCCGCGCAGCAGTACCGTCCCGAAGATCGCCAGCGTTTCGTCGAGTACGTGCGCCAGGATCCGATGGCCGCCGCCCAGCTGCGCGCTCCGCTCTATGAGGACAAGGTCGTCGACTTCCTGATCGAGAAGGCCGAGGTCACCGAGCGTGAAGTCACCCGCGACGAGCTGCAGGCCGCGATCGAGGCCGACGCCGACGAGGTGAAGACCGACGCCAAGCCGAAGAAGGCTGCGGCGAAGAAGGCGAAGAAGGCCGAACCCAAGGACGATGCCGAGGCAGGATCTGCGGCCAGCGAAGACACTGTGCAGGAGACCGCGACCGAGGACGCCGGCGAGGTGAAGAAGGCCAAGAAGGCACCGGCCAAGAAGAAGGCCGAAGCGTCCGACGAGCCTGTTGCTGACGCAGATGCCGAGGGCGGAGCGAAGCCGAAGAAGGCTACGGCCAAGAAGGCGGCGAAGACCGAAGACTGA
- a CDS encoding aspartate carbamoyltransferase catalytic subunit gives MTAPTYTYPAGSAAFPHRGLVGIAGLAPHEIHYMLDEAEQWVEMNRQAKKTRDLLAGLTIINAFFENSTRTLLSFEIAGKRLGADVVNMAVATSSVKKGETLIDTAMTLNAMHADAIVIRHASSGAVQLIADKVDCPVLNAGDGQHEHPTQALLDALTIRHAKRNFNGLVVIICGDILHSRVARSNILCLTSLGAEVRVCAPPALMPADIEQMNVAVFHDFGKALEGADVVMMLRLQLERMQGQFIPSPREYRHLYGLTLDRLATAQPDALVMHPGPMNRGVEIDSNVADHVERSQITTQVEMGVAMRMACLDVLTRRARGVEGWA, from the coding sequence ATGACAGCGCCGACCTACACCTACCCGGCAGGCTCCGCGGCCTTCCCGCACCGCGGGCTCGTCGGCATCGCCGGGCTCGCCCCGCACGAAATCCACTACATGCTCGACGAGGCGGAGCAGTGGGTGGAGATGAACCGCCAGGCCAAGAAGACGCGCGACCTTCTCGCCGGCTTGACCATCATCAACGCCTTTTTCGAGAACTCGACCCGCACGCTGCTCAGCTTCGAGATTGCCGGCAAGCGCCTGGGTGCCGATGTCGTCAACATGGCGGTCGCCACCAGCAGCGTGAAGAAGGGCGAGACGTTGATCGACACGGCGATGACGCTGAACGCCATGCACGCCGATGCGATCGTGATCCGGCACGCCAGTTCGGGCGCGGTGCAGCTGATCGCCGACAAGGTCGACTGCCCGGTGCTGAACGCCGGCGACGGCCAGCACGAGCATCCGACGCAAGCACTGCTCGACGCGCTGACGATCCGTCACGCCAAGCGCAACTTCAACGGCCTGGTCGTCATCATCTGCGGCGACATCCTGCACAGCCGCGTCGCCCGCTCCAACATCCTGTGCCTGACCTCGCTCGGCGCCGAAGTGCGCGTCTGCGCGCCGCCAGCGCTGATGCCGGCCGACATCGAGCAGATGAACGTCGCCGTCTTCCACGACTTCGGCAAGGCGCTGGAAGGCGCAGACGTGGTGATGATGCTGCGCCTGCAGCTGGAGCGGATGCAGGGACAATTCATCCCCTCCCCCCGCGAGTACCGCCATCTTTATGGGCTGACGCTCGACCGACTGGCGACGGCACAACCTGACGCGCTGGTCATGCACCCCGGCCCGATGAACCGCGGTGTCGAGATCGACAGCAACGTCGCCGATCATGTCGAGCGCTCGCAGATCACCACGCAAGTCGAGATGGGCGTCGCCATGCGCATGGCCTGCCTCGACGTGCTGACGCGCCGGGCGCGCGGTGTGGAGGGTTGGGCATGA